GTCCTAGCCTTCTAAAGCTGGTTGCCAGATGGACCAGAGAGAGTTATAGAAAAACGATGTGAGGATCATAATAACCTGAATACTTTTTAACTATGAAAATTCTTCTGGCCACAATTTTTCCCTGAGATAAGGATAATGTGTGTAACAAATAGGTCAGTCGAGACTGGTGAAATCTGTAAACGTGTATTTTCCAGAGACATAATTATACAGCGTAAAAATTTAATGTTCAAGGATTGTTCTTCCCCCCTCTCCTTTTTGTTTGTGGCTGTTCAGCCTTGCGAAATCTGTGTGATTAAACCAAGGACCTCAAGATTGCGACTCTAACTTCTGAACATAGTCTTCTTCTATACCTGAGGCAGGGTTGTGAACACACGGTAGGGATCTACACAGTCGTATGAATTGTGCTAGAAGCTGTGGAGCTGCTCTTTTCAAGTTGTAGTCGGGTGGCATGTAGgatttatgaaatgttttatactTTGGATGTGGTCTAAAGTtcagtttctctccttctttcaTCAAACCTCTATGAAGTTTGTTTACCAAGTTTCCTTGAAAGGCATCTAGTTAGTCCAAGAGAGTTTTACACTTTGAATTATGGACTCTCGGATTTTGGAGAAACTATAATCTATTCCAACCACTCAACTGATTCCTAAGGGTCTCCTCTGCAGCATTCCTATGCTTAAAGTCTGTTAGGTGTTCCACTTCTCCTTATACTGATTAAAAACCTGTTAGAGTGtaccttccattaaaaaaaaaaaaaaattttttttttttggtcgtatTTCCTTGAGGCCATACAAAATATTCTAAGTCACGATGGACCTTCACCTATTTGAAAATAATTGTCACCTCGTATTTTTTCCCCAGGTGAAACTGTGCAACTTCCTGCTCACTTTAAATGATTTGAGTCCCCTTACCATCATGGGTGGTCTTTCTCTTCTGAAGGCACTCTAGTTTATCCATATCCCATGACAGAACTCAATGTACTACTCAGGGCATGGGCTACTCagcacagaagagaaaaaaaaatttttttttgaagagaggAGAGTAAAAATCAAATCCCTAAAAGCTATGCTTTTAAAGCATTAATTTTTTGGAAGGTACATCTATTTCCCAGCTACTAACTTGTGTTCCTATTATtctgcttgtttaatttctttctccTAGCTGCCGCTCTTTGAAAAGTGCTCTTTACAAGTTCATCAATTTGCTATTCCCTCCATGTCCCACAAACTAGCGTCCTAGTTTGTTACTGATTTTTGTTACCCAGTTTCAAAAGTTGTGGAGTCatcacttgttttttgtttttcttactcaAATGCAACCAGCCATCATGAAATATTAAACTTTCCTGGAAAATATCTCTCATATGAGAAGTCTCTCCTGTTCATTTTTATTCCATCACTTACTACTCCAGCTACCTGTGTTCATGCCTATGATCTTTCTCCTCTTCAATCTATTTTGCACAATCACAagattaacatttttttcttataataaacCTTATTGACTTCACTCTTTCTTAAACATTCCAGAAGGCCTCTAGTTGCCTCAAAAATAAAGTACAGATTCCTGGTTCGTTTTTTAAACTTCTTCTTCTAACTCCACTTTCTAAAATTATATCCTATAATCCCCCCGCCCGCCCATGAGCCTGTTGCTACAACAAAATTGCGTACGGTCCCTAGAACATGGCATAACAGTCTTTACCCCTTTgcctttcttctcctctttctgcTCCACTCATCATCAAAGTCTTATTCATCTTTTGACACACATGTCATATACCACCACCGCCTTTACCTTCTCAACTCAAGAGGCTTCAGAACTCTTAATGTACTGTCCATATAACCAATTTTTTGGACACTAGAtttactttctaaaaaaaaaaatgtcatgtaCATGTATACTAAATCACTGTATGTTACAAGCAGGGAATCTATTTTTCTGTATACCCCCTAGTGTTAGTACAGTGTCTTGTATGCATTAGGCCCACTATGAGGGGTTATTTGTTGATTGGTAGGTTAGGCTATGACAGAGACATAATAGTTGCCAAAGAAACTATATAttcctttaatcaaaatgttttatttaagaaAGTATCCAGTCTCTCTTGACAGAATAATATTAATAtcaatttataaaacaaacatttggaaGCTGAGGTTTGTGACTGAGAGGTCTAAATATGGTGAGATTTCTGAAGGGCAGAAACTCTGCAGGTACATAGATTAAAAGGATTTTATAAGTATAATCCATTTAGGCGATGGCTGGGGTATGGCTTGTATCTGAGGGATGACAGTCAGTCATAACGATCAATTGTCTTATGGGCCTTCCTTTTATTTAccctctttattccttttttttttttttttttacttgccttTGCCCTTTGCTGGGGCTTCTACTTTTTTACCCTTGACTtctgcttctttctttcctttaacaTTGTTCTTTCCTTCATCACCTTTCTTTCCTTTATCCTTTGCTTGGGCTTCTGGTTCTTTTAGTATTGATGCATCGCTCTTCTTTGCTTGGGCTTCTGGTCCTTTTGGTGTTTTGGCATCTCCCTGCTTTGCTTTCCCTGCTTGTCCTTTTGGTACTTCAGTATCACTCTTCTTTGCTTGGGATTCCTGTCCTTCCGGTACTCCAGTATCACTCTTCTTTGCTTGGGATTCCTGTCCTTTCGGTACTCCAGTATCACTCTTCTTTGCTTGGGATTCCTGTCCTTTTGGTATTCTGGTATCACTCTTCTTTGCTTGGGATTCCTGTCCTTTTGGTACTCCAGTATCACTCTTCTTTGCTTGGGATTCCTGTCCTTTTGGTATTCCGGTATCACTCTTCTTTTCTTGGGATTCCTGCCCTTTTGAAACGCCGGTATCACTCTTCTTTACTTGGGATTCCTGCCCTTTTGGTATTCCAGTGTCACTCTTTTTTGCTTGAGATTCCGATTTTTTTGGTATTCTGGTATCACTCTTCTTTGTTTGGGATTTCTGTTCTTTTGATATTCCAGCATCACTCTCCTCTACTTGGGATTCTTGTTCTTTTGGAATTTTGGTATCACTCTCCTTTACTTGGGATTCCTGTCCTTTTAGTATTCTGGTATCACTCTTCTTGACTTGGGAGTCCTGTCCTTTTAGTATTCCTGCATCACTCTTCTTTACTTcggcttcctttccttttaataTTCCAGCATCGCTCTTCTCTACTTGGGCTTCCTGTCCTTTTAGTATTCCAGTGTCACTCTCCTTTACCTTGACCTCTGTTTCTATCTTGTCTTTCCCCAACTCAGTGCTTTTTGCTTTACTTATTGGCTCCTTTTTGGTTCTTGATATCAAGGATCCCTCAGAATCTGCAATTGTGACTTCTTTTATTGATGTTCTCTTACTTTCTTCTTGGCTACTCTGAGCCCTTGTAATGCCTCCACTTTTTAGAATCTGGGCTTTGGGATCTGATTTTTTTGCAAGTTCTCCATCCATGTAACCTGGAAATATAACTGAGCACACAACAAAAGTGCATGATTCAGATATcaagtattttttgtttattcctatattttttcttgatatgggtttctttttcttttgtcttaaaacTGATAAACTGGAGATAACTTGAAATGTTCCTGAAAATATAAAATGGTGGAACTCTACACATAAAATTATATAAGTAGTGATACAATTCCAGACTCTTTTCAATAAATTGGAAGACAGATGAGAGAAAAGGTGAACTATGTTGTAAGTGAACTGGCATTTGTTCGGTAGATTATGGCTAATGAATAATGCTTAATAGCTAAAGGAAGATGTATTCTGAAAAATAGAAtttgatttttgaaaaaattGTGGAAAGAAGcaataattattttcttaaaatagaaaaaggaaactCAAAATATGTTTTCCATATTGGATAAAAGCATATCTTACTATGCAAAAGTTAATGGTAGTACTGATTGatacttattgagtgcttactatatcTGAGGTActcactgttctaagcacttcacatgtattagctcattcaatcctcacaacaaccacaCAGAAAAGCGTAGGataactattattatccccattttagagatgaagaaactgaggcacatagaGTTTAAATGAATGTGTATGTGGTCATGCAACCAGTAAGTGATAGAGCTGAGATCTGAACCTTAGTAGTCAGGTTCCAGAGTTCAGCTTTAACCATCACCCAAGTCTGCTTCTTGAAATATCTACTAACTCACTTTGCAAAAATTTCAGGTCCTTTTTATCATGTACAGTTATCATGTACATAAATCAGCTctgatatattttaatttttgtatgatttaataaatgtgaatttatttgcttctcctatgttttctcaGTAATTTGATTCCCTGAATTACACTAAAAAATTTCTAAGCTACCAAGAAGAATTGTGTGAGTTCTTTCTGTGGAGCTGAGGTATGCCTTGCTTTGAGGAAACCTAGTATTTATGTAGTAGAAAGAATCCTGAATTTGAAAGCTGAATCAAAACACCTAGGTTTAGTATCCCATGCTAGCTGAGTTTATTTGGGTAAATCAGTTAACCCCCATGACTTA
This is a stretch of genomic DNA from Elephas maximus indicus isolate mEleMax1 chromosome 1, mEleMax1 primary haplotype, whole genome shotgun sequence. It encodes these proteins:
- the TSBP1 gene encoding testis-expressed basic protein 1, encoding MTIDKNMKAVRKCSPLNIRGENILAEETATLSPLGYMDGELAKKSDPKAQILKSGGITRAQSSQEESKRTSIKEVTIADSEGSLISRTKKEPISKAKSTELGKDKIETEVKVKESDTGILKGQEAQVEKSDAGILKGKEAEVKKSDAGILKGQDSQVKKSDTRILKGQESQVKESDTKIPKEQESQVEETKKSDTGIPKGQESQVKKSDTGVSKGQESQEKKSDTGIPKGQESQAKKSDTGVPKGQESQAKKSDTRIPKGQESQAKKSDTGVPKGQESQAKKSDTGVPEGQESQAKKSDTEVPKGQAGKAKQGDAKTPKGPEAQAKKSDASILKEPEAQAKDKGKKGDEGKNNVKGKKEAEVKGKKVEAPAKGKGK